In one Moritella sp. 5 genomic region, the following are encoded:
- a CDS encoding phosphoribosylaminoimidazolesuccinocarboxamide synthase: MSLADKVLAVNNDLPIRTDKPVHSGKVRSVYWLTEADSRRLIEEKGYDVAADAPLAIMVISDRISAFECIWHGEGGMRGVPGKGAALNAISNHWFKSFRENGLADSHILDIPHPFIWIVQKARPVMIEAICRQYITGSMWRAYSQGERNFCGIELPEGLTKDQKLPELLITPSTKGILEDIPGVPAVDDVNITRKNISDNYEAFNFKSPDDITYYEKLLKEGFNVISDALADVDQMFVDTKFEFGYVTDSKGQDKLIYMDEVGTPDSSRIWDAAAFREGDVVENSKEGFRQLLLNYFPEPDILLNKNRMDERLALAEHNVLPTSVLMSVSETYLNIAEKITGEKIILSDNPKAEIIKILRDDYNLID, encoded by the coding sequence ATGAGTCTTGCTGATAAAGTATTAGCTGTAAACAATGATTTACCGATACGTACAGATAAACCTGTTCACAGCGGTAAAGTGCGTTCTGTTTACTGGTTAACTGAAGCTGACAGTCGTCGTCTGATCGAAGAAAAAGGTTACGATGTAGCGGCGGATGCACCACTTGCAATTATGGTTATTAGTGACCGTATTTCTGCGTTTGAATGCATTTGGCACGGTGAAGGCGGCATGCGCGGTGTACCTGGGAAAGGTGCGGCGTTAAACGCAATTTCAAACCATTGGTTTAAGTCTTTCCGTGAAAACGGTTTAGCTGATAGTCATATTCTTGATATCCCTCACCCATTCATTTGGATCGTTCAAAAAGCCAGACCAGTAATGATTGAAGCTATTTGCCGCCAATACATCACAGGTTCTATGTGGCGTGCTTATAGCCAAGGCGAGCGTAATTTCTGTGGTATTGAACTACCTGAAGGTTTAACTAAAGACCAAAAATTACCAGAGCTACTCATTACACCGTCTACTAAAGGTATTTTAGAAGACATACCAGGTGTTCCAGCTGTCGATGATGTGAATATCACCCGCAAAAATATTTCAGATAACTACGAAGCATTTAACTTCAAATCACCTGATGATATTACTTACTACGAAAAGTTACTAAAAGAAGGCTTTAACGTAATCAGTGATGCATTAGCGGATGTTGACCAAATGTTTGTTGATACTAAATTCGAATTTGGCTATGTAACAGACAGTAAAGGTCAAGACAAGCTTATCTATATGGATGAAGTTGGTACACCGGATTCATCACGTATTTGGGATGCAGCAGCTTTCCGTGAAGGTGATGTGGTTGAAAACTCAAAAGAAGGTTTCCGTCAGTTATTACTTAACTACTTCCCTGAACCTGATATTTTACTCAATAAAAACAGAATGGATGAACGTTTAGCGCTTGCTGAACATAATGTATTACCGACATCTGTATTAATGTCTGTTTCTGAAACTTATTTGAATATCGCAGAGAAGATCACTGGCGAAAAGATTATTTTATCTGATAATCCGAAAGCTGAAATCATTAAAATATTACGTGACGATTATAATCTTATCGATTAA
- the hisG gene encoding ATP phosphoribosyltransferase → MLEIKNEQPRLRIAIQKSGRLSTESQNLLKAMGLKINMREQRLIAHCENMPVDLLRVRDDDIPGLIMDGVADLGFIGENELEEKELERERLGEPAEYKLLKRMTFGGCRLSIAATEEFDYQGPHSLEGLRIATSYPELLKRYLDKEGVNFKSVMLNGSVEVAPRAGIADAICDLVSTGATLEANGLKEVQDIFHSKAVLIQAKAALSEEKQALVDRLMVRAQGVMQAKESKYIMLHAPKSQLDAVIALLPGAENPTVLPLASTDDTVAVHLVSTEKLFWETMEELKQLGASSILVLPIEKMLG, encoded by the coding sequence ATGTTAGAAATCAAAAATGAACAACCAAGACTAAGAATCGCAATTCAAAAATCAGGCCGTCTTAGCACTGAATCCCAAAACCTACTTAAAGCAATGGGCCTTAAAATTAACATGCGCGAACAACGTCTGATCGCACACTGTGAAAACATGCCCGTTGACCTTCTACGTGTACGTGATGACGATATTCCCGGTTTAATCATGGACGGCGTCGCTGACCTTGGTTTCATTGGTGAAAACGAACTAGAAGAAAAAGAACTAGAACGTGAACGTCTTGGTGAGCCCGCCGAATACAAGCTGCTTAAACGCATGACATTTGGTGGTTGCCGCTTATCTATTGCTGCAACAGAAGAGTTTGACTACCAAGGCCCGCACTCACTAGAAGGGTTACGTATTGCAACATCATACCCTGAACTACTAAAACGCTACTTAGATAAAGAAGGCGTTAATTTTAAATCAGTCATGCTCAATGGTTCAGTTGAAGTTGCTCCTCGTGCTGGTATTGCAGATGCGATTTGTGACCTAGTATCAACTGGTGCAACACTTGAAGCTAACGGTCTGAAAGAAGTGCAAGACATCTTCCACTCAAAAGCCGTGCTAATCCAAGCAAAAGCAGCCTTATCTGAAGAGAAGCAAGCATTGGTTGATCGTTTGATGGTACGTGCTCAAGGTGTAATGCAAGCAAAAGAAAGTAAATACATCATGCTACACGCACCAAAATCACAACTAGATGCGGTAATAGCCCTACTTCCAGGTGCAGAAAACCCTACAGTATTACCACTTGCATCGACTGACGATACAGTTGCAGTACACTTGGTAAGTACCGAAAAGTTATTCTGGGAAACAATGGAAGAACTTAAACAGTTAGGCGCAAGTTCAATTTTAGTATTACCAATTGAGAAAATGCTCGGTTAG
- a CDS encoding N-acetyltransferase, with product MDIQFKSASEMKYAESLTQSNMSRYYLTRNIVWDSNLFINNWAKLDNFDIFADGLRVGVVRFSYNESTTFLRDLQLSPEFQGKGIGSKSLDIIVEHARQHKSTKLLLRVFSENPAVKLYKEKKFTQTVEVNGLIEMEFILSSSLPFSITRV from the coding sequence ATGGATATCCAGTTTAAAAGTGCTTCTGAGATGAAATATGCAGAGTCACTAACTCAGTCCAATATGTCTCGTTATTATTTAACTCGGAATATCGTTTGGGATAGCAATTTGTTTATAAATAACTGGGCCAAATTGGATAATTTTGACATATTCGCGGATGGACTTCGTGTTGGTGTTGTTCGTTTTAGTTATAACGAATCAACCACTTTTCTACGAGATTTACAGTTAAGTCCAGAATTTCAAGGAAAGGGAATTGGAAGTAAAAGTCTCGATATTATTGTTGAACATGCAAGGCAGCATAAATCGACAAAGTTACTTCTTCGCGTTTTTAGTGAAAACCCAGCCGTCAAACTATATAAAGAAAAAAAGTTTACTCAAACCGTAGAAGTGAATGGGTTAATAGAAATGGAATTTATTTTAAGTTCAAGCTTGCCCTTTAGCATAACCAGAGTTTAA
- a CDS encoding GNAT family N-acetyltransferase, which produces MEYKLDIEPLDNDINEIRCGLIKHNTPFLGGIIKSEVSYYAVEGDKKMGGIVADLWGNWLLIKFLWVDDSMRGKQVGSELLHLIEEYAKSEGCKSALVDTLSFQAKPFYEKHGYKCQMVLENYPLDSSLSFLTKSLNDNSLYS; this is translated from the coding sequence ATGGAATATAAATTAGATATAGAGCCATTAGATAATGATATCAATGAGATCCGTTGTGGTTTAATCAAGCATAACACTCCATTTTTGGGCGGTATTATCAAGTCAGAGGTTAGCTACTACGCCGTAGAGGGGGACAAAAAAATGGGTGGCATTGTCGCTGACCTTTGGGGGAATTGGTTACTTATTAAATTCCTTTGGGTTGATGATTCCATGAGAGGTAAGCAAGTCGGTAGCGAGCTTCTTCATCTTATTGAAGAGTATGCAAAATCGGAAGGGTGTAAGTCAGCACTTGTTGATACATTAAGCTTCCAAGCCAAACCCTTTTATGAAAAGCATGGGTACAAATGCCAAATGGTGTTGGAGAACTACCCTTTAGATTCATCGCTTTCATTTCTCACCAAATCGCTCAATGATAATAGTCTTTATAGCTAA
- a CDS encoding NAD(P)/FAD-dependent oxidoreductase, with product MLRLTDVKLPLDHDDQAINEYILQRLSLQPEQLIEYTVFRRGYDARKRDVIILMYTLDITLADSVDEQTLLAKFEKDQHVRITPDMEYKFVAEKTEELEQRPVVIGFGPCGLFTALILAQMGLKPIVLERGKEVRERTKDTFGFWRKRELNPESNVQFGEGGAGTFSDGKLYSQVKDPKFHARKILTEFVKAGAPEEIMYLSKPHIGTFKLVTMIERMRKDIIALGGEIRFSARVDDILIENDQVTGVELAGGEIIETNHVSLAIGHSARDTFEMLQNRGVYLEAKPFSIGFRIEHKQSAIDDARFGKNAGNPLLGSADYKLVHHCKNGRSVYSFCMCPGGTVVAATSEEGHVVTNGMSQYSRNEMNANSAIVVGITPEDYPGNPLAGIDLQRKWEKNAFVIGGSNYDAPGQTVGDFLTGRGEGEFGDVVPSYKPGLKFTDLSKTLPPFAVAAIREAIPAFEKKIKGFSAKDATLTGVETRTSSPVSIKRGRDFQSISTKGLYPAGEGAGYAGGILSAGIDGIKVAEAMALSMLVKEV from the coding sequence ATGTTACGTTTAACCGATGTAAAACTTCCGCTAGATCATGATGATCAAGCTATTAATGAATATATTTTACAGAGATTGTCACTTCAACCTGAACAATTGATTGAATATACTGTTTTTCGTCGTGGTTATGATGCACGTAAACGTGATGTGATTATCTTAATGTACACATTAGATATTACGTTGGCTGATAGCGTAGATGAGCAAACGCTTCTGGCTAAGTTTGAAAAAGATCAACATGTTCGTATTACTCCTGATATGGAATACAAATTTGTTGCTGAAAAAACAGAAGAGCTAGAGCAGCGTCCTGTTGTGATTGGCTTTGGCCCATGTGGTTTATTTACTGCATTAATTCTTGCTCAAATGGGATTAAAACCAATTGTACTTGAACGTGGTAAAGAAGTTCGTGAAAGAACGAAGGATACATTCGGATTTTGGCGTAAGCGTGAATTAAACCCTGAATCGAATGTTCAATTTGGTGAAGGCGGTGCGGGGACATTCTCTGACGGCAAATTATATAGCCAAGTTAAAGATCCTAAATTTCATGCGCGTAAGATCTTAACTGAATTTGTTAAAGCTGGCGCACCTGAAGAGATCATGTACTTAAGTAAGCCGCACATTGGCACATTTAAACTGGTTACTATGATTGAGCGTATGCGAAAAGATATCATTGCGCTAGGCGGTGAAATTCGTTTTAGTGCTCGTGTTGATGATATTTTAATTGAAAATGATCAAGTTACAGGTGTTGAGCTTGCTGGTGGCGAAATTATTGAAACAAACCATGTTTCTCTGGCTATTGGCCACAGTGCGCGTGATACATTCGAAATGTTACAAAACCGTGGTGTTTACCTCGAAGCGAAGCCTTTCTCAATTGGTTTCCGTATTGAACACAAACAATCAGCTATTGATGACGCGCGTTTTGGTAAAAATGCAGGTAACCCACTACTAGGTTCAGCCGATTATAAACTTGTTCATCATTGTAAGAATGGCCGTTCAGTTTATAGCTTCTGCATGTGTCCAGGCGGCACTGTTGTTGCTGCAACGTCAGAAGAGGGTCACGTTGTTACCAATGGCATGAGCCAATATTCACGAAATGAAATGAATGCGAACAGCGCTATCGTTGTTGGTATCACACCAGAAGATTACCCAGGTAATCCATTGGCTGGTATAGACTTACAGCGTAAGTGGGAAAAAAATGCATTCGTTATTGGTGGTAGCAACTACGATGCTCCGGGACAAACTGTAGGTGATTTCCTTACTGGTCGTGGCGAAGGTGAGTTTGGTGATGTGGTTCCTTCATACAAGCCTGGTCTTAAATTTACAGACTTAAGCAAAACTCTTCCTCCGTTTGCTGTTGCAGCTATTCGTGAAGCCATTCCTGCTTTTGAAAAGAAAATTAAAGGTTTCTCTGCGAAAGACGCAACACTAACGGGTGTTGAAACTCGTACATCATCGCCTGTAAGTATTAAACGTGGTCGTGATTTCCAAAGTATTAGTACGAAAGGTTTATACCCTGCTGGTGAAGGTGCTGGTTATGCTGGTGGCATTTTATCTGCGGGCATAGATGGCATTAAAGTAGCGGAAGCAATGGCGCTTTCTATGCTTGTAAAAGAAGTTTAA
- a CDS encoding MFS transporter: protein MIKKFLSAISIYRGLPKNIYYLAVARMILGMGNFIIPFLVLFLTDKLGYSATVAGSLAMGVTGTYLLGSFLGGKLSDILGYKLVMVFGEFIGALLLIFCGFFSDAPVLVPAFLFGAYFFIGLALPASNALVADLSNANNRDAVMSLSYLAYNFGSALGPIMAGYLFWNYTEWIFFGNGFAALFGVLIVAMFIQVQPETESINESELEKPVSGSVWSVLRARPRLLFFTFLCGLLWYSLNQMTMASPLYLSHIFGDAGPILFGQLMTYACVLVVFITPILMKFTANKAETISLAYAGFMFAFGYTLVMLFPNIPVHFIAWLFLSAGEVLLLTKEGIYLANNSPSSHRGRIQGVLVTLRSILVMPSFIVIGYFIDNYGYRFTWYSVIAISIVAAIGLYVMTIKNKQGPVVAIEKYS from the coding sequence ATGATTAAGAAGTTTTTGTCAGCGATTTCGATTTATCGCGGTTTACCGAAAAATATCTATTATCTAGCGGTCGCAAGAATGATTTTAGGAATGGGTAATTTTATCATTCCCTTTTTAGTTTTATTTTTAACAGATAAATTGGGTTATTCAGCTACGGTCGCAGGCTCTCTAGCTATGGGGGTTACTGGGACTTATCTTTTGGGTAGTTTTTTAGGTGGGAAGTTATCGGATATATTAGGGTATAAACTGGTCATGGTTTTCGGCGAGTTTATAGGGGCTCTATTACTCATTTTCTGTGGTTTCTTTTCTGATGCTCCTGTATTGGTGCCAGCATTTTTATTTGGTGCTTATTTCTTTATTGGTTTGGCATTACCAGCAAGTAACGCTTTAGTCGCAGATCTATCAAATGCGAATAATCGTGATGCGGTCATGTCGTTGAGCTATCTAGCCTATAATTTTGGTTCAGCTTTAGGTCCAATTATGGCGGGGTATTTATTCTGGAATTATACCGAATGGATATTTTTTGGTAATGGTTTCGCCGCATTGTTTGGCGTTTTGATTGTAGCTATGTTTATTCAGGTACAACCTGAAACTGAATCTATAAACGAAAGTGAGTTAGAAAAACCTGTTTCTGGCTCAGTCTGGTCTGTCCTGAGGGCAAGACCAAGACTATTGTTTTTCACTTTCCTTTGCGGATTATTGTGGTACTCATTAAATCAAATGACGATGGCAAGCCCGCTATATTTGAGCCATATATTTGGAGACGCGGGGCCCATTTTATTTGGGCAGCTAATGACCTATGCGTGTGTATTAGTCGTATTTATTACGCCAATTTTGATGAAGTTTACGGCGAATAAAGCTGAAACAATCAGCTTGGCATATGCAGGTTTTATGTTTGCATTTGGATATACGCTAGTCATGCTGTTCCCAAATATCCCTGTGCATTTTATCGCTTGGTTGTTTCTATCTGCTGGTGAAGTCCTGCTGTTGACGAAAGAGGGCATATATTTAGCAAATAACTCTCCATCTAGTCATCGAGGGAGAATTCAAGGTGTGTTAGTTACGCTCCGAAGTATTTTGGTTATGCCAAGTTTTATCGTTATCGGTTACTTTATCGATAATTATGGTTACCGTTTTACTTGGTATAGTGTGATCGCAATTTCAATTGTTGCTGCTATCGGACTTTATGTAATGACAATCAAAAACAAGCAGGGTCCTGTAGTTGCTATTGAAAAATATTCATAA
- a CDS encoding GrpB family protein, protein MKFYRAEEYQVSCEEQFQRYHREILTLLPDAVIEHIGASSIPMAVSKGDLDILVGVDGAELEEAVKLLTTLGFQEKADTLRTPELCMLEATSGEDVAFQVVANDSEFECFLDFRDKLRENSSLVQEYNELKISCTGCLKMSTA, encoded by the coding sequence ATGAAGTTTTATCGTGCTGAAGAATATCAGGTATCTTGTGAAGAGCAGTTTCAGCGATACCACCGGGAGATACTGACGTTGCTTCCTGATGCAGTTATTGAGCATATTGGGGCATCTTCTATTCCTATGGCTGTATCTAAAGGTGATCTAGATATATTAGTAGGTGTAGATGGTGCCGAACTAGAAGAGGCAGTTAAACTCCTCACGACTTTAGGCTTTCAAGAGAAAGCCGATACGTTAAGAACACCTGAACTCTGCATGTTGGAAGCCACCTCTGGCGAAGATGTCGCATTTCAAGTAGTCGCTAATGATTCAGAGTTTGAGTGCTTTTTAGATTTTCGCGATAAACTACGTGAAAACAGCTCTCTAGTTCAGGAATACAATGAGCTCAAAATATCTTGTACAGGCTGCCTCAAGATGAGTACCGCTTAA
- a CDS encoding tetratricopeptide repeat protein, whose translation MKHILLVAFPVAFFVLSGCSNTNKPLDTIKYETRDAVKYEPLSSPYELAVMYYRDDDISQGYSDTVALFHRRVEQGLTETQAENYIGVMHENGQDIPLSDIEAAQWYRKAAEQGNVYGQLLLGYMYKYGKGVSQSNTEAIMWFHEAAEQGNSEAQYELARIYFSGPDDFKNGSEAVIWYRKSADQGDVRAQTMLSVMYLEGLFVVQNDSESINWLRKAANQNEAYAQALLGSIYYQGLGTTIAQNYNEAALWLGKAAAHNYAGAQYYLGLMYLNGQGVPQENAEAINLLHSSAKQGYAKAQYQIGAMYYHGKGVTKSYSKAVNWLSKAAKQGNAEAQLVLALMYDIGKDQPKNYPEAEKLYLQSAEQGLAVAQYYLGSMYRFGRGCSIDYKKAVRWFQKAAEQGHPKAQNNLADLYYNGLGVSLSYKKAAYWFRKAAEQGVESAQSNLGLIYEYGLGIPQSYSEAVNLYRKSAAQGFAEGQYNLGIMYLTGRGLPQNNAEAIKLFRKAAAQGYTAALDKLKVAGAI comes from the coding sequence ATGAAACATATTTTACTTGTAGCGTTCCCTGTTGCTTTTTTTGTTCTTTCAGGTTGTTCAAATACTAATAAACCGCTAGATACTATCAAATATGAAACGCGAGATGCTGTTAAATATGAGCCGTTGTCTTCGCCATATGAGTTGGCCGTTATGTATTACCGTGATGACGATATTTCTCAGGGCTATTCAGATACCGTAGCTTTGTTTCATAGAAGAGTGGAGCAGGGGCTCACTGAAACGCAAGCGGAAAACTATATTGGTGTTATGCATGAGAATGGACAAGATATACCACTGAGCGATATAGAGGCCGCTCAGTGGTATCGTAAAGCTGCCGAGCAAGGTAATGTTTATGGACAATTACTGCTTGGTTATATGTATAAATATGGGAAAGGTGTTTCTCAGAGCAATACCGAAGCAATCATGTGGTTTCATGAGGCGGCAGAGCAAGGTAACTCGGAAGCGCAATATGAACTTGCTCGTATATATTTTAGTGGACCAGATGATTTTAAAAATGGCAGCGAAGCAGTCATTTGGTATCGTAAATCGGCTGACCAAGGGGATGTCAGAGCACAAACCATGCTTAGTGTTATGTACTTGGAGGGACTGTTTGTTGTTCAGAATGATAGTGAGTCAATAAATTGGTTACGTAAGGCTGCTAATCAAAATGAAGCTTATGCTCAAGCCCTTCTCGGTTCGATATATTATCAGGGGCTAGGTACTACGATTGCTCAAAATTATAACGAAGCGGCGTTATGGCTTGGTAAAGCTGCGGCGCATAATTATGCTGGTGCGCAATATTATCTTGGCCTTATGTATTTAAATGGACAAGGTGTACCTCAGGAAAATGCAGAGGCTATAAACTTACTTCATAGTTCGGCAAAACAGGGCTATGCTAAGGCACAATATCAGATTGGAGCCATGTATTATCATGGTAAAGGTGTAACAAAGAGTTATTCCAAGGCTGTTAATTGGCTTAGTAAAGCGGCGAAACAAGGAAATGCCGAGGCGCAACTCGTTCTTGCTCTTATGTATGATATCGGAAAGGATCAACCTAAGAATTACCCTGAAGCAGAAAAGCTGTACCTGCAATCGGCAGAGCAGGGACTTGCAGTCGCACAGTATTACCTTGGTAGCATGTATAGATTTGGTCGAGGGTGTTCTATAGATTATAAAAAAGCGGTGCGCTGGTTCCAAAAAGCGGCCGAACAAGGACATCCTAAAGCACAAAATAATCTTGCTGATTTATATTATAATGGACTCGGTGTGTCTCTGAGCTATAAAAAAGCGGCATATTGGTTCAGAAAAGCGGCTGAACAAGGCGTTGAATCAGCACAATCTAACCTTGGGTTAATCTATGAGTACGGGCTAGGTATACCTCAGAGTTATAGCGAAGCAGTGAACCTGTACCGAAAATCAGCCGCACAGGGTTTTGCAGAAGGTCAATATAACCTTGGTATTATGTATTTAACTGGGAGAGGCTTACCTCAGAATAATGCTGAAGCCATAAAATTATTTCGTAAAGCTGCTGCGCAAGGTTATACCGCCGCTCTGGATAAATTGAAAGTTGCAGGGGCTATCTAA
- a CDS encoding DUF4440 domain-containing protein, with product MIEKIIKLELELLKPEVRTSLAELERLIADDFLEFGASGLSFGKKEVIARLPEEVPPEFTASDFKLRELSPNVVQLVYRATMKKTTDDGIRYSLRSSIWKLNNEVWQMEFHQGTPCESFEP from the coding sequence TTGATAGAAAAAATTATTAAACTTGAACTTGAGCTTTTAAAACCTGAAGTGAGAACTTCTTTAGCTGAACTTGAGCGTTTAATTGCCGATGATTTTTTGGAATTTGGAGCGTCTGGTCTTAGCTTTGGTAAGAAAGAGGTAATAGCACGCCTACCTGAAGAAGTACCACCCGAATTTACGGCGAGTGATTTTAAACTCCGCGAACTGAGTCCAAATGTCGTCCAACTGGTATATAGAGCGACCATGAAAAAAACAACTGATGATGGCATTCGTTATTCACTTCGAAGTTCAATTTGGAAATTAAATAATGAAGTATGGCAAATGGAGTTTCATCAAGGCACGCCTTGTGAATCCTTTGAGCCGTAA
- a CDS encoding GNAT family N-acetyltransferase produces MSSLNIRVLNKEDWAIYKELRLLSLQDSPDSFGSSYEHEVQFPNEEWVSRLDPDNRAKYARPLIAELNGVAIGLAWGMLHSPSDKTAHIYQMWVSSRVRGQGVGRLLLNKIIEWAKNCGLDYISLAVTTTNMAAVHLYKTIGFEPCGSLGRLREISVLSVQPMRLKLCTNVA; encoded by the coding sequence ATGAGTAGTCTGAATATAAGAGTTCTAAATAAGGAAGACTGGGCAATTTATAAAGAACTCCGCCTCTTATCTCTACAAGACTCGCCAGATTCGTTTGGCAGTAGTTATGAACATGAGGTTCAGTTTCCTAATGAAGAGTGGGTTTCTCGTCTTGATCCTGATAATCGGGCGAAATATGCACGGCCACTTATTGCAGAGCTAAATGGTGTTGCAATAGGTCTAGCTTGGGGAATGCTTCACAGTCCGAGCGATAAAACAGCCCATATCTATCAAATGTGGGTTTCTTCTCGTGTTCGTGGTCAAGGTGTTGGTCGATTATTGCTTAACAAAATCATTGAATGGGCAAAAAACTGTGGTTTGGATTATATTTCTTTAGCAGTAACAACGACCAATATGGCCGCTGTTCATCTATATAAAACGATTGGGTTTGAGCCTTGTGGGTCATTAGGAAGGCTCCGAGAAATATCAGTGCTGTCTGTTCAACCAATGAGATTGAAATTGTGTACTAATGTTGCCTAA
- a CDS encoding acetyltransferase: protein MKIDTATKAEYLELIKIWESSVRATHDFLSDENISSLKPLILEHYFDAVDLRVAKNDSKTIAGFIGVADCNVEMLFISPDYRNKGVGSLLLKNAIENQSANKVDVNEQNPDAVGFYKHLGFSVIGRSPLDGQGNPFPLIHMALTDT, encoded by the coding sequence ATGAAAATTGACACAGCGACTAAAGCTGAATATTTAGAATTAATAAAAATTTGGGAGTCATCTGTTCGTGCTACTCATGATTTTTTGAGTGACGAAAATATCTCATCGTTAAAGCCGCTAATACTTGAACATTATTTTGATGCTGTCGACTTACGAGTAGCTAAAAATGACAGTAAAACAATTGCTGGCTTTATTGGGGTCGCAGATTGTAACGTAGAAATGTTATTTATTTCGCCAGACTACAGAAATAAAGGTGTTGGTTCACTTCTACTTAAAAATGCGATTGAAAATCAATCCGCCAATAAAGTAGATGTAAATGAACAGAATCCAGATGCAGTGGGCTTTTACAAACATTTAGGTTTTAGCGTTATCGGTCGTTCGCCATTAGATGGGCAAGGTAATCCTTTCCCGTTAATCCATATGGCGTTAACCGACACATAA
- the fdxA gene encoding ferredoxin FdxA codes for MAFVVTENCIKCKHGDCVPVCPADAFHEGPNFLVINPIACIDCGLCVPECPVDAIFQEDEVPEDQEIFIELNEELSELWPVITDKCEPPADADVWDGVENKLSLLER; via the coding sequence ATGGCTTTTGTCGTAACCGAAAACTGTATTAAATGTAAACATGGTGATTGTGTCCCTGTATGCCCTGCTGATGCCTTTCATGAAGGACCAAACTTTTTAGTCATAAATCCAATAGCCTGTATTGATTGTGGACTTTGCGTACCAGAATGTCCTGTCGATGCAATTTTCCAAGAAGATGAAGTGCCTGAAGATCAAGAGATATTTATCGAATTAAATGAAGAGCTCTCTGAACTATGGCCTGTTATTACAGATAAATGCGAGCCACCAGCAGATGCTGACGTATGGGATGGAGTCGAAAATAAGCTGTCTTTACTCGAGCGCTAA
- a CDS encoding GNAT family N-acetyltransferase yields MEITDNPKEEDIRIISSNVRHYNLEFMPNDFSELAVFERDIQGVLIAGLTAKTYWERLDIDYLWVSSEHRGKGIARELLLKAEEEAIHRGCKYAQLDTFDFQAKEFYEKLGYEIFGKLDGYKNGHKRFYLKKCLKLT; encoded by the coding sequence TTGGAAATCACAGACAATCCAAAAGAAGAAGATATACGCATTATTAGTTCGAATGTAAGGCATTATAACCTAGAGTTCATGCCAAATGATTTCAGTGAGTTAGCTGTATTTGAACGAGATATTCAGGGAGTATTAATTGCGGGGTTAACTGCAAAGACATATTGGGAAAGGCTTGATATTGATTATTTGTGGGTGTCCTCCGAACACAGGGGTAAAGGTATTGCCCGAGAGTTACTTTTAAAGGCCGAAGAAGAGGCTATTCACCGTGGTTGTAAATACGCTCAACTTGATACCTTCGATTTTCAGGCTAAAGAGTTTTATGAAAAGTTAGGATATGAAATTTTTGGTAAGCTTGATGGTTATAAAAATGGACATAAGAGATTTTATTTGAAAAAGTGTTTAAAGCTGACTTAA